A genomic stretch from Scatophagus argus isolate fScaArg1 chromosome 19, fScaArg1.pri, whole genome shotgun sequence includes:
- the tfap2d gene encoding transcription factor AP-2-delta: MLNDTAHIFPRLFIILQIRHDGSNSYRLMQLGCLESVANSSVAYSSSSPLTYPAPAGTEFASPYFSANHQYTPLHHQSFHYEFQHSHPAVAPEAYGLNSLHSGQYYQQIHHGEPADFINLHNARSALKSSCLDEQQRRELGCLDAYRRHDLSLMTSHGSQAYGVGMHHPDQRLLPGAGLGLPTSASDDLQGSVEAQCGLVLNGQGGVIRRGGTCVVNPTDLFCSVPGRLSLLSSTSKYKVTIAEVKRRLSPPECLNASLLGGILRRAKSKNGGRCLREKLDRLGLNLPAGRRKAANVTLLTSLVEGEALHLARDFGYTCETEFPSKAVGEHLARQHSEPKETSARKKMVLATKQICKEFQDLLSQDRSPLGSSRPTPILDLDIQRHLTHFSLITHGFGTPAVCAALSTFQTVLSEMLNYLDKNSSGKTSGPTDQQINNSSEKTQLRKTAEPQSKDGKTEKTE; the protein is encoded by the exons ATGCTAAATGACACGGCTCATATATTTCCCCGTCTCTTTATTATCTTGCAGATACGTCACGACGGATCAAACAGCTACCGGCTCATGCAGCTCGGCTGCCTGGAGTCTGTGGCCAACTCCTCGGTCgcctactcctcctcctccccgctCACCTACCCGGCGCCGGCGGGGACGGAGTTCGCCTCGCCCTATTTCTCGGCCAACCACCAGTACACGCCCCTCCACCACCAGTCCTTCCACTACGAGTTCCAGCACTCCCACCCGGCCGTGGCCCCGGAGGCCTACGGGCTGAACTCGCTGCACTCGGGCCAGTACTACCAGCAGATCCACCACGGTGAGCCCGCAGACTTCATCAACCTGCACAACGCGCGCTCGGCCCTGAAGTCCTCGTGCCTGGACGAGCAGCAGCGGCGCGAGCTCGGCTGCCTCGACGCTTACCGGCGCCATGATCTGTCGCTGATGACGTCACACGGCTCGCAGGCCTACGGCGTCGGTATGCACCACCCGGACCAGAGGCTGCTGCCCGGCGCCGGCCTGGGTCTCCCTACGTCCGCGTCAGACGACCTACAG GGCTCCGTGGAGGCGCAGTGTGGACTCGTGCTGAACGGCCAGGGGGGCGTCATCCGGAGAG ggggGACCTGCGTGGTGAATCCTACAGACTTGTTCTGCTCTGTACCGGGCCGACTGTCGCTGCTCAGCTCCACCTCCAAATACAAAGTCACTATCGCCGAGGTGAAAAGAAGACTGTCCCCACCAGAGTGCCTCAACGCTTCCCTACTGGGCGGCATACTGCGCAg AGCAAAGTCTAAGAACGGAGGCCGGTGCCTTCGTGAGAAATTAGATCGTCTAGGCCTCAACCTGCCGGCGGGACGGCGGAAAGCTGCCAACGTCACACTGCTCACCTCCCTGGTGGAAG GTGAGGCGCTCCACCTGGCGCGGGACTTTGGCTACACCTGCGAGACGGAGTTTCCCAGCAAGGCAGTGGGGGAGCACTTGGCGAGGCAGCACAGCGAGCCGAAAGAAACCAGCGCACGCAAGAAAATGGTTCTGGCCACAAA GCAAATCTGTAAGGAGTTCCAGGACTTATTGAGCCAAGATCGTTCCCCCCTGGGCTCCTCCAGACCCACCCCCATCCTGGACCTGGACATCCAGAGACACCTCACACACTTCAG TCTGATCACTCACGGATTTGGCACGCCGGCGGTCTGCGCGGCTCTCAGCACCTTCCAGACGGTCCTGAGCGAGATGCTCAACTACCTGGACAAAAACTCAAGCGGGAAAACGAGCGGACCCACCGACCAACAGATCAACAACAGCTCAGAAAAGACGCAGCTCCGGAAAACAGCCGAGCCCCAGAGCAAAGAcgggaaaacagaaaagactgaGTAG
- the tfap2b gene encoding transcription factor AP-2-beta isoform X1: MLWKLVENVKYEDIYEDRHDGVSSHSSRLSQLGSVSHAGPYSSAPPLSHAPSSDFQPPYFPPPYQPLAHYQSQDPYSHVSDPYSLNSLHQSQQGAWGTRQRQDVAGDRMDSSALLAQPRASLPQLSGLEPRRDYGGVRRPDVLLHSAHPGLEPGMGDGLLHGLHGMEDVQTIEDTNGTSILDQSVIKKVPMPPKNMGSLMLGKDGLIGGVTVNINEVFCSVPGRLSLLSSTSKYKVTVGEVQRRLSPPECLNASLLGGVLRRAKSKNGGKCLREKLEKIGLNLPAGRRKAANVTLLTSLVEGEAVHLARDFGYICETEFPTKAVSEYLNRQHADPNELHTRKNMLLATKQLCKEFTDLLAQDRTPLGNSRPSPILEPGIQSCLSHFSFITHGFGSPAICAALTTLQNYLTEALKGLDKMFLNNPPNNRHGDGGNKGGDKEEKQRK; this comes from the exons ATGCTGTGGAAACTAGTTGAGAATGTCAAGTATGAAGATATTTATGAG GACCGGCATGACGGTGTTTCGAGCCACAGCTCGCGCCTGTCCCAGCTGGGTTCGGTATCGCATGCGGGACCCTACTCCAGCGCGCCGCCGCTGTCTCACGCGCCCTCCTCGGACTTCCAACCTCCGTACTTTCCGCCGCCGTACCAGCCGCTCGCTCACTACCAGAGCCAGGACCCGTACTCCCACGTCAGCGACCCATACTCCTTGAACTCCCTGCACCAGAGCCAGCAGGGCGCATGGGGCACGAGGCAGCGGCAAGACGTAGCCGGAGACCGGATGGACAGCTCGGCTCTGCTGGCACAGCCGCGGGCCTCGCTGCCACAGCTGTCCGGGCTGGAACCACGGCGGGACTACGGTGGCGTGCGGCGGCCTGATGTGCTGCTGCACTCCGCTCACCCGGGACTGGAGCCCGGTATGGGCGACGGACTGCTGCACGGGCTGCACGGTATGGAGGATGTCCAG ACCATTGAAGACACCAACGGAACGAGCATCCTGGATCAATCAGTAATTAAGAAag TTCCCATGCCACCCAAGAACATGGGCTCTCTGATGCTCGGCAAGGACGGCCTCATCGGTGGGGTGACTGTGAACATTAACGAGGTGTTCTGCTCGGTACCGGGCCGCCTGTCGCTCCTCAGCTCCACCTCCAAGTACAAAGTGACCGTAGGGGAGGTGCAGAGGAGACTGTCCCCGCCCGAGTGCCTCAACGCCTCCTTGTTGGGGGGCGTGTTGAGAAG AGCAAAGTCTAAAAACGGTGGGAAATGTCTGAGAGAAAAGCTGGAGAAGATCGGACTGAATTTACCTGCTGGGAGACGCAAAGCTGCCAACGTCACATTACTAACATCTCTCGTCGAAG GTGAAGCGGTCCACCTGGCCCGGGATTTCGGCTACATCTGCGAGACGGAGTTTCCCACCAAAGCCGTGAGCGAGTACCTCAACCGGCAGCACGCGGACCCCAACGAGCTGCACACGCGGAAAAACATGCTGCTGGCGACAAA ACAACTGTGTAAGGAGTTCACAGACCTGCTGGCCCAGGACAGGACTCCCCTGGGCAACTCGAGGCCTAGCCCCATCCTGGAGCCCGGCATCCAGAGCTGCCTCTCCCACTTCTCCTTCATCACGCACGGCTTTGGCTCGCCCGCCATCTGCGCTGCGCTCACCACTCTCCAGAACTACCTCACCGAGGCTCTCAAAGGACTCGACAAGATGTTTCTCAACAATCCTCCCAACAACCGGCACGGGGACGGCGGCAACAAGGGCGGCgacaaagaggagaagcagcGGAAATGA
- the tfap2b gene encoding transcription factor AP-2-beta isoform X2, with the protein MLVHSYSTADRHDGVSSHSSRLSQLGSVSHAGPYSSAPPLSHAPSSDFQPPYFPPPYQPLAHYQSQDPYSHVSDPYSLNSLHQSQQGAWGTRQRQDVAGDRMDSSALLAQPRASLPQLSGLEPRRDYGGVRRPDVLLHSAHPGLEPGMGDGLLHGLHGMEDVQTIEDTNGTSILDQSVIKKVPMPPKNMGSLMLGKDGLIGGVTVNINEVFCSVPGRLSLLSSTSKYKVTVGEVQRRLSPPECLNASLLGGVLRRAKSKNGGKCLREKLEKIGLNLPAGRRKAANVTLLTSLVEGEAVHLARDFGYICETEFPTKAVSEYLNRQHADPNELHTRKNMLLATKQLCKEFTDLLAQDRTPLGNSRPSPILEPGIQSCLSHFSFITHGFGSPAICAALTTLQNYLTEALKGLDKMFLNNPPNNRHGDGGNKGGDKEEKQRK; encoded by the exons ATGTTGGTTCATTCCTACTCCACGGCG GACCGGCATGACGGTGTTTCGAGCCACAGCTCGCGCCTGTCCCAGCTGGGTTCGGTATCGCATGCGGGACCCTACTCCAGCGCGCCGCCGCTGTCTCACGCGCCCTCCTCGGACTTCCAACCTCCGTACTTTCCGCCGCCGTACCAGCCGCTCGCTCACTACCAGAGCCAGGACCCGTACTCCCACGTCAGCGACCCATACTCCTTGAACTCCCTGCACCAGAGCCAGCAGGGCGCATGGGGCACGAGGCAGCGGCAAGACGTAGCCGGAGACCGGATGGACAGCTCGGCTCTGCTGGCACAGCCGCGGGCCTCGCTGCCACAGCTGTCCGGGCTGGAACCACGGCGGGACTACGGTGGCGTGCGGCGGCCTGATGTGCTGCTGCACTCCGCTCACCCGGGACTGGAGCCCGGTATGGGCGACGGACTGCTGCACGGGCTGCACGGTATGGAGGATGTCCAG ACCATTGAAGACACCAACGGAACGAGCATCCTGGATCAATCAGTAATTAAGAAag TTCCCATGCCACCCAAGAACATGGGCTCTCTGATGCTCGGCAAGGACGGCCTCATCGGTGGGGTGACTGTGAACATTAACGAGGTGTTCTGCTCGGTACCGGGCCGCCTGTCGCTCCTCAGCTCCACCTCCAAGTACAAAGTGACCGTAGGGGAGGTGCAGAGGAGACTGTCCCCGCCCGAGTGCCTCAACGCCTCCTTGTTGGGGGGCGTGTTGAGAAG AGCAAAGTCTAAAAACGGTGGGAAATGTCTGAGAGAAAAGCTGGAGAAGATCGGACTGAATTTACCTGCTGGGAGACGCAAAGCTGCCAACGTCACATTACTAACATCTCTCGTCGAAG GTGAAGCGGTCCACCTGGCCCGGGATTTCGGCTACATCTGCGAGACGGAGTTTCCCACCAAAGCCGTGAGCGAGTACCTCAACCGGCAGCACGCGGACCCCAACGAGCTGCACACGCGGAAAAACATGCTGCTGGCGACAAA ACAACTGTGTAAGGAGTTCACAGACCTGCTGGCCCAGGACAGGACTCCCCTGGGCAACTCGAGGCCTAGCCCCATCCTGGAGCCCGGCATCCAGAGCTGCCTCTCCCACTTCTCCTTCATCACGCACGGCTTTGGCTCGCCCGCCATCTGCGCTGCGCTCACCACTCTCCAGAACTACCTCACCGAGGCTCTCAAAGGACTCGACAAGATGTTTCTCAACAATCCTCCCAACAACCGGCACGGGGACGGCGGCAACAAGGGCGGCgacaaagaggagaagcagcGGAAATGA